Proteins from a single region of Stappia sp. ES.058:
- the trxA gene encoding thioredoxin codes for MATAVVTDESFETDVLKASGPVVVDFWAEWCGPCKMIAPALEEISDEMGEQVTITKLNIDENQNIAMKYGVRSIPTLILFKDGEPVSTQIGAAPKNKLADWIKTSS; via the coding sequence ATGGCCACCGCAGTCGTGACGGATGAATCCTTTGAAACCGATGTTCTCAAGGCATCGGGTCCTGTTGTCGTCGATTTCTGGGCGGAATGGTGCGGTCCCTGCAAGATGATCGCACCGGCCCTTGAGGAAATCTCGGACGAGATGGGCGAACAGGTGACGATCACCAAGCTCAACATCGACGAGAACCAGAACATCGCGATGAAGTATGGCGTCCGGTCCATTCCCACTTTGATCCTGTTCAAGGATGGGGAGCCGGTGTCCACGCAGATCGGCGCAGCACCGAAGAACAAGCTCGCGGACTGGATCAAGACCTCGTCCTAG